A genomic segment from Pseudoalteromonas nigrifaciens encodes:
- a CDS encoding MarR family transcriptional regulator has protein sequence MSKPVPFHETLDLTLCGSMGRVHRLCREVVTVAVEPLGLTQSRWIALVHINMLKEGVTQQALAHSLGIEMPSLTRTLKQLEELFLITRQVDKHDKRSKKIYFTEQGRNILKAVEAQITDIKNQLYNGLNDEQLDVMAHGLIKMEDNAKNYIKYHSSNKVNNDT, from the coding sequence ATGTCTAAACCGGTTCCTTTTCATGAAACACTCGATTTAACCTTGTGTGGCAGTATGGGTCGAGTGCATAGATTATGCCGAGAAGTTGTTACAGTTGCCGTTGAGCCGCTAGGCTTAACTCAATCGCGTTGGATTGCTTTGGTGCATATAAATATGCTGAAAGAGGGAGTAACTCAACAAGCGTTGGCGCATAGTTTAGGCATAGAAATGCCGTCGCTTACGCGTACCCTTAAGCAACTCGAAGAGCTTTTTCTTATTACCCGTCAAGTTGATAAGCACGATAAGCGCAGTAAAAAAATTTATTTTACAGAGCAAGGCCGCAATATATTAAAGGCGGTAGAGGCACAGATCACTGATATTAAAAATCAGCTTTATAATGGACTAAACGATGAGCAGTTAGATGTAATGGCTCATGGTTTAATTAAAATGGAAGACAACGCAAAAAATTATATTAAATATCACAGTTCTAATAAGGTTAACAATGACACCTGA
- a CDS encoding DUF2955 domain-containing protein, which translates to MSQKISQSPQLDSNGLRQALRIAGGCTLGFAISKLMNWPNGIFFTVYPMLLLGLVPTLNKSVVRQFFASAAFSALVVLILQGLFSHLPVLMVLIVFACFCILFYQMSSGSGFLFGALGAVSLSIQLHFASYVTGSSSIYPLILSNGIAIILTVVIAAVMHGLFPDVTARPGRAVPTKDKASIRHEVLLCSSVATLSFIVFQALDLQDSISAQAASILILFSLCWKAAGIASWQRIIGTLIGCNAALLSQLFLYTHTDFLLFPVIVLWILSFIFSRFHILGGGPPGIGFGVLTTFGILFGQSLAPGQDLIYSALYRFSSVTVAVVISLSAVYAMHRLLNKFNTTRHHTYD; encoded by the coding sequence ATGAGTCAAAAAATTAGCCAGTCTCCACAACTTGACTCTAACGGCCTACGCCAAGCGCTGCGTATTGCCGGCGGGTGCACGTTAGGGTTTGCTATTAGTAAATTAATGAACTGGCCAAATGGGATTTTTTTTACTGTTTACCCCATGCTGCTATTAGGTTTAGTGCCAACGTTAAATAAATCTGTGGTTAGGCAGTTTTTTGCCAGTGCCGCATTTAGCGCGCTTGTTGTGCTTATATTGCAGGGGTTATTTTCGCACTTGCCGGTACTTATGGTACTGATTGTATTTGCCTGCTTTTGTATTTTATTTTACCAAATGAGTAGCGGAAGTGGCTTTTTGTTTGGTGCCTTAGGTGCGGTTAGTTTATCGATTCAATTACACTTTGCCAGCTATGTAACTGGTAGTAGCAGTATTTATCCGCTTATTTTAAGTAACGGTATAGCCATTATTTTAACTGTAGTAATTGCAGCAGTAATGCATGGTTTATTTCCCGATGTTACTGCGCGCCCTGGGCGTGCAGTGCCAACAAAAGATAAAGCAAGTATTCGCCACGAAGTGCTGTTGTGCTCGAGCGTGGCTACGTTATCGTTTATTGTTTTTCAGGCACTGGATTTACAAGACTCTATTTCGGCGCAGGCGGCATCTATTTTAATTTTATTTTCGTTATGCTGGAAAGCCGCAGGCATAGCCAGTTGGCAGCGTATAATTGGCACGCTTATAGGCTGTAATGCCGCACTTTTGTCGCAGCTATTTTTATACACCCATACCGACTTTTTACTGTTTCCTGTTATTGTGTTGTGGATTTTATCGTTTATATTTAGTCGTTTTCATATTTTAGGTGGGGGGCCGCCGGGCATTGGCTTTGGTGTTTTAACCACGTTTGGTATTTTATTTGGGCAGTCGTTAGCCCCGGGGCAAGACTTGATTTACAGTGCGCTGTATAGGTTTAGCTCTGTGACAGTGGCTGTTGTTATTAGCTTAAGTGCGGTATATGCGATGCATAGATTATTAAATAAATTTAATACTACACGCCATCATACCTACGATTAG
- the arfB gene encoding alternative ribosome rescue aminoacyl-tRNA hydrolase ArfB, producing MLTISNTVTIDEWEVELTAVRSQGAGGQNVNKVASAIHLRFDINRSKLPDFYKERLLALNDSRITKDGVLIIKAQSHRTQELNREDAFKRLKDLIISATKVNKARRATKPSRNSQRKRMDKKTKHGQTKALRGNIKL from the coding sequence ATGTTAACTATTTCAAATACCGTGACCATTGATGAATGGGAAGTCGAATTAACCGCAGTTCGCTCGCAAGGTGCCGGTGGACAAAACGTTAATAAAGTAGCCAGCGCTATCCATCTTCGTTTTGATATTAACCGCTCTAAATTACCCGACTTTTATAAAGAACGTTTACTTGCACTAAACGACAGCCGCATAACCAAAGACGGCGTATTAATAATAAAAGCGCAAAGCCACCGCACACAAGAGCTTAATCGCGAAGATGCATTTAAACGCTTAAAAGATCTAATTATTAGCGCAACTAAAGTAAATAAAGCCCGCAGAGCCACTAAACCGAGCCGTAATTCGCAGCGTAAACGCATGGATAAAAAAACCAAACACGGCCAAACCAAAGCGTTACGCGGCAATATTAAGCTTTAA
- a CDS encoding HlyD family secretion protein, whose amino-acid sequence MTPDQKFARYVRLSLVGFILVFLYYVIADIWLPVTPQARVYHPVVQISPQISGRVTKVLVSNNQPVKAGDILFEIDQSTYLLAVEQAKLTLDDAKLQNKRLDTNVKALEAQISAAKAKQHEQSLLKSRGEKLYKQNSISEQELESIRANFAASKSNVAAFEAQLAEAVLARGTSGEDNLALRHGANQLAQAELNLSYTQVRALSDGVVANLQLLDGAYALSGQPLLAIVAKKADLVADFREKSLLNMHPGSLAKVVFDSCPGEVYDAKISTFEAGVSDGQLSANGLLSTTETSNRWVRDAQRQRIHLQLLKNDQALIANMPSGARATVQLLPESKFGQWLGASQIRFISWLHYIY is encoded by the coding sequence ATGACACCTGATCAAAAATTTGCGCGCTATGTGAGGCTTTCACTCGTTGGATTCATTTTAGTGTTTTTATACTATGTTATAGCCGATATTTGGCTGCCAGTAACGCCACAAGCGCGTGTTTACCACCCAGTAGTACAAATCTCACCGCAAATAAGTGGCCGTGTTACTAAGGTGTTAGTTAGCAATAACCAACCGGTAAAGGCTGGTGATATATTGTTTGAGATAGATCAAAGTACTTACTTACTGGCTGTTGAACAAGCTAAACTAACCCTCGATGATGCCAAATTACAAAATAAACGCCTTGATACTAATGTTAAAGCGCTTGAGGCACAAATTAGTGCAGCTAAAGCAAAACAACATGAGCAAAGCTTATTAAAAAGTAGAGGCGAAAAGCTCTATAAGCAAAACTCTATATCGGAACAAGAGCTGGAGAGTATTCGGGCTAACTTTGCTGCAAGTAAATCAAACGTAGCGGCTTTTGAAGCGCAATTAGCCGAAGCTGTTTTAGCGCGTGGCACATCAGGGGAGGATAACTTAGCGCTGCGCCATGGAGCGAATCAGTTAGCGCAAGCTGAGCTTAACTTATCGTATACACAAGTACGTGCTTTAAGCGATGGTGTGGTTGCCAACTTGCAATTACTTGACGGTGCTTATGCTCTTAGTGGCCAACCTTTGTTAGCTATTGTGGCTAAAAAGGCTGATTTAGTAGCCGACTTTCGTGAAAAATCACTGCTTAATATGCACCCAGGTAGTTTAGCAAAAGTGGTTTTTGATAGCTGTCCCGGTGAAGTATACGACGCAAAAATTAGTACTTTTGAAGCGGGTGTAAGCGATGGCCAATTAAGTGCCAATGGCTTGCTAAGCACTACCGAAACCAGTAACCGTTGGGTACGCGACGCACAGCGCCAACGTATTCATTTGCAGTTATTAAAAAACGATCAAGCGCTAATTGCTAATATGCCTAGTGGCGCGCGTGCTACGGTGCAACTACTTCCTGAGTCAAAATTTGGACAATGGTTAGGCGCATCACAAATACGTTTTATTAGCTGGTTACATTACATTTATTAG